In one Alnus glutinosa chromosome 14, dhAlnGlut1.1, whole genome shotgun sequence genomic region, the following are encoded:
- the LOC133857290 gene encoding GTP-binding nuclear protein Ran-3-like encodes MALPNQQTVDYPSFKLVIVGDGGTGKTTFVKRHLTGEFEKKYEPTIGVEVHPLDFFTNCGKIRFYCWDTAGQEKFGGLRDGYYIHGQCAIIMFDVTARLTYKNVPTWHRDLCRVCENIPIVLCGNKVDVRNRQVKAKQVTFHRKKNLQYYEISAKSNYNFEKPFLYLARKLAGDPSLHFVESPALAPPEVQIDLAAQQQHEAELMAAASQPLPDDDDDTFE; translated from the exons Atg GCTCTACCAAACCAACAGACTGTTGACTACCCGAGCTTCAAGCTCGTCATCGTTGGGGATGGAGGCACCG GAAAAACAACATTCGTGAAGAGGCATCTAACTGGGGAGTTCGAGAAGAAATATGAAC CGACTATTGGTGTGGAGGTTCATCCATTGGACTTCTTCACAAATTGTGGGAAGATCCGGTTTTACTGCTGGGACACTGCTGGGCAAGAGAAATTTGGTGGTCTTAGAGATGGATACta CATTCATGGGCAATGTGCAATAATAATGTTTGATGTTACAGCCCGATTGACATATAAGAATGTTCCAACATGGCACCGTGATCTCTGCCG GGTGTGTGAGAATATACCTATTGTTCTTTGTGGAAACAAGGTTGATGTGAGGAACAGGCAGGTAAAAGCAAAGCAGGTTACATTCCACAGGAAGAAGAATCTGCAGTACTATGAAATATCTGCAAAGAGCAATTACAATTTCGAGAAACCTTTCCTGTATCTTGCCAGGAAGCTTGCTGG GGACCCTTCTCTCCACTTCGTTGAGTCTCCTGCTCTTGCTCCTCCAGAAGTACAAATTGACTTGGCTGCACAGCAACA GCATGAAGCTGAGCTTATGGCTGCAGCCAGTCAGCCTCTTCCCGATGACGATGATGATACATTCGAGTGA